The Equus asinus isolate D_3611 breed Donkey chromosome 15, EquAss-T2T_v2, whole genome shotgun sequence genome includes a window with the following:
- the ZBP1 gene encoding Z-DNA-binding protein 1 isoform X9 has protein sequence MAEGTAEPTETDLEQKILQVLRDAGSPVKAIKLAKECGVSKKTLNRVLYRMKTELKVDLEGLATWRLGKGETGGAIPTEQAQPSRERPLQKAAATPENPASQLGERRLQDSGRRNQPTTVIYQQNPVTMICQNGPNSQISIQNSEGIQIGHGNAMVKQMASGENGSTAPLHLPPTAPADPSAQGLPAGAWGPQDIHLEKSVLRRVQMGHGNEMNSPSAPAEGPARSPFGSHPGGGGTRAGRPGWWWWGRESRHPGRVSATSAGPETVFETQMPEPGPHPRGDVVQRVHISSCFLEDTTIGNNNRMTASPGAAGPGGVTGPGDSRWGPGEPGEDTDPAPSGGERPGDAGRAAPVSFSTLICQLEAAALESRGPETETKTKTKTEEDDC, from the exons ATGGCCGAGGGCACAGCTGAGCCAACCGAAACAG acCTTGAGCAGAAGATCCTGCAGGTGCTGAGGGACGCCGGCTCCCCTGTGAAAGCGATCAAGCTGGCCAAGGAATGTGGAGTGTCCAAGAAGACACTCAACCGAGTCCTCTACCGGATGAAGACAGAGCTCAAAGTCGACCTCGAAGGCCTGGCGACGTGGCGCCTGGGCAAGGGCGAGACTGGAGGAGCGATCCCCACAGAGCAGGCCCAGCCCAGCCGGG AAAGACCCCTGCAGAAAGCGGCTGCAACTCCAGAGAACCCTGCCTCTCAGCTCGGTGAACGGCGTCTGC AAGATTCTGGAAGAAGAAATCAGCCCACCACAGTTATTTACCAGCAAAATCCCGTCACCATGATCTGTCAGAATGGACCAAACAGCCAAATTTCCATCCAGAATTCtgaaggcatccagattggacaTGGGAATGCCATGGTGAAACAAATGGCCTCTGGGGAGAACG GTTCCACGgctcccctccacctcccaccaaCAGCACCAGCTGATCCCTCAGCTCAGGGTCTCCCGGCTGGAGCCTGGGGCCCCCAGGACATCCACCTGGAGAAGTCTGTGCTCAGACGGGTGCAAATGGGACACGGCAACGAGATGAACTCTCCCAGCGCCCCGGCTGAGGGACCTGCCCGCAGCCCCTTCGGCAGCCACCCAG GAGGAGGCGGGACCCGAGCTGGCAGACCaggctggtggtggtggggcAGAGAGAGCCGGCATCCAGGCAGAG TCTCTGCCACCTCTGCCGGCCCAGAAACTGTGTTCGAAACGCAAATGCCCGAACCAGGCCCCCATCCCAGGGGGGACGTGGTCCAGAGAGTCCATATCAGTTCGTGCTTCCTTGAGGACACCACCATCGGCAACAACAACAGGATGACTGCCAGCCCAGGTGCGGCAGGTCCAGGAGGAGTCACAGGACCTGGGGACAGCAGGTGGGGCCCTGGGGAGCCTGGAGAGGACACAG ATCCTGCGCCCTCTGGAGGTGAGCGCCCTGGTGACGCAGGTCGTGCCGCCCCTGTCAGCTTTTCCACGCTCATCTGCCAGCTAGAAGCTGCGGCTCTTGAAAGCAGGGGTCCCGAAAccgaaaccaaaaccaaaaccaaaactgAAGAAGACGACTGCTGA
- the ZBP1 gene encoding Z-DNA-binding protein 1 isoform X5: MAEGTAEPTETDLEQKILQVLRDAGSPVKAIKLAKECGVSKKTLNRVLYRMKTELKVDLEGLATWRLGKGETGGAIPTEQAQPSRERPLQKAAATPENPASQLGERRLQEMIYNFLKGHGPHKALTIMKALGLETKKEVNHNLYDMERKHLLHHDTNLDVWAVYRPEDSGRRNQPTTVIYQQNPVTMICQNGPNSQISIQNSEGIQIGHGNAMVKQMASGENGSTAPLHLPPTAPADPSAQGLPAGAWGPQDIHLEKSVLRRVQMGHGNEMNSPSAPAEGPARSPFGSHPVSATSAGPETVFETQMPEPGPHPRGDVVQRVHISSCFLEDTTIGNNNRMTASPGAAGPGGVTGPGDSRWGPGEPGEDTDPAPSGGERPGDAGRAAPVSFSTLICQLEAAALESRGPETETKTKTKTEEDDC, encoded by the exons ATGGCCGAGGGCACAGCTGAGCCAACCGAAACAG acCTTGAGCAGAAGATCCTGCAGGTGCTGAGGGACGCCGGCTCCCCTGTGAAAGCGATCAAGCTGGCCAAGGAATGTGGAGTGTCCAAGAAGACACTCAACCGAGTCCTCTACCGGATGAAGACAGAGCTCAAAGTCGACCTCGAAGGCCTGGCGACGTGGCGCCTGGGCAAGGGCGAGACTGGAGGAGCGATCCCCACAGAGCAGGCCCAGCCCAGCCGGG AAAGACCCCTGCAGAAAGCGGCTGCAACTCCAGAGAACCCTGCCTCTCAGCTCGGTGAACGGCGTCTGC AGGAAATGATCTACAACTTTCTGAAAGGCCATGGGCCCCATAAGGCCTTGACCATCATGAAAGCCCTGGGATTAGAGACAAAAAAAGAAGTCAACCACAACTTGTATGACATGGAGCGCAAACACCTCCTGCACCATGACACGAATTTAGATGTGTGGGCAGTTTATCGACCAG AAGATTCTGGAAGAAGAAATCAGCCCACCACAGTTATTTACCAGCAAAATCCCGTCACCATGATCTGTCAGAATGGACCAAACAGCCAAATTTCCATCCAGAATTCtgaaggcatccagattggacaTGGGAATGCCATGGTGAAACAAATGGCCTCTGGGGAGAACG GTTCCACGgctcccctccacctcccaccaaCAGCACCAGCTGATCCCTCAGCTCAGGGTCTCCCGGCTGGAGCCTGGGGCCCCCAGGACATCCACCTGGAGAAGTCTGTGCTCAGACGGGTGCAAATGGGACACGGCAACGAGATGAACTCTCCCAGCGCCCCGGCTGAGGGACCTGCCCGCAGCCCCTTCGGCAGCCACCCAG TCTCTGCCACCTCTGCCGGCCCAGAAACTGTGTTCGAAACGCAAATGCCCGAACCAGGCCCCCATCCCAGGGGGGACGTGGTCCAGAGAGTCCATATCAGTTCGTGCTTCCTTGAGGACACCACCATCGGCAACAACAACAGGATGACTGCCAGCCCAGGTGCGGCAGGTCCAGGAGGAGTCACAGGACCTGGGGACAGCAGGTGGGGCCCTGGGGAGCCTGGAGAGGACACAG ATCCTGCGCCCTCTGGAGGTGAGCGCCCTGGTGACGCAGGTCGTGCCGCCCCTGTCAGCTTTTCCACGCTCATCTGCCAGCTAGAAGCTGCGGCTCTTGAAAGCAGGGGTCCCGAAAccgaaaccaaaaccaaaaccaaaactgAAGAAGACGACTGCTGA
- the ZBP1 gene encoding Z-DNA-binding protein 1 isoform X7 produces MAEGTAEPTETDLEQKILQVLRDAGSPVKAIKLAKECGVSKKTLNRVLYRMKTELKVDLEGLATWRLGKGETGGAIPTEQAQPSRERPLQKAAATPENPASQLGERRLQEMIYNFLKGHGPHKALTIMKALGLETKKEVNHNLYDMERKHLLHHDTNLDVWAVYRPDSGRRNQPTTVIYQQNPVTMICQNGPNSQISIQNSEGIQIGHGNAMVKQMASGENGSTAPLHLPPTAPADPSAQGLPAGAWGPQDIHLEKSVLRRVQMGHGNEMNSPSAPAEGPARSPFGSHPVSATSAGPETVFETQMPEPGPHPRGDVVQRVHISSCFLEDTTIGNNNRMTASPGAAGPGGVTGPGDSRWGPGEPGEDTDPAPSGGERPGDAGRAAPVSFSTLICQLEAAALESRGPETETKTKTKTEEDDC; encoded by the exons ATGGCCGAGGGCACAGCTGAGCCAACCGAAACAG acCTTGAGCAGAAGATCCTGCAGGTGCTGAGGGACGCCGGCTCCCCTGTGAAAGCGATCAAGCTGGCCAAGGAATGTGGAGTGTCCAAGAAGACACTCAACCGAGTCCTCTACCGGATGAAGACAGAGCTCAAAGTCGACCTCGAAGGCCTGGCGACGTGGCGCCTGGGCAAGGGCGAGACTGGAGGAGCGATCCCCACAGAGCAGGCCCAGCCCAGCCGGG AAAGACCCCTGCAGAAAGCGGCTGCAACTCCAGAGAACCCTGCCTCTCAGCTCGGTGAACGGCGTCTGC AGGAAATGATCTACAACTTTCTGAAAGGCCATGGGCCCCATAAGGCCTTGACCATCATGAAAGCCCTGGGATTAGAGACAAAAAAAGAAGTCAACCACAACTTGTATGACATGGAGCGCAAACACCTCCTGCACCATGACACGAATTTAGATGTGTGGGCAGTTTATCGACCAG ATTCTGGAAGAAGAAATCAGCCCACCACAGTTATTTACCAGCAAAATCCCGTCACCATGATCTGTCAGAATGGACCAAACAGCCAAATTTCCATCCAGAATTCtgaaggcatccagattggacaTGGGAATGCCATGGTGAAACAAATGGCCTCTGGGGAGAACG GTTCCACGgctcccctccacctcccaccaaCAGCACCAGCTGATCCCTCAGCTCAGGGTCTCCCGGCTGGAGCCTGGGGCCCCCAGGACATCCACCTGGAGAAGTCTGTGCTCAGACGGGTGCAAATGGGACACGGCAACGAGATGAACTCTCCCAGCGCCCCGGCTGAGGGACCTGCCCGCAGCCCCTTCGGCAGCCACCCAG TCTCTGCCACCTCTGCCGGCCCAGAAACTGTGTTCGAAACGCAAATGCCCGAACCAGGCCCCCATCCCAGGGGGGACGTGGTCCAGAGAGTCCATATCAGTTCGTGCTTCCTTGAGGACACCACCATCGGCAACAACAACAGGATGACTGCCAGCCCAGGTGCGGCAGGTCCAGGAGGAGTCACAGGACCTGGGGACAGCAGGTGGGGCCCTGGGGAGCCTGGAGAGGACACAG ATCCTGCGCCCTCTGGAGGTGAGCGCCCTGGTGACGCAGGTCGTGCCGCCCCTGTCAGCTTTTCCACGCTCATCTGCCAGCTAGAAGCTGCGGCTCTTGAAAGCAGGGGTCCCGAAAccgaaaccaaaaccaaaaccaaaactgAAGAAGACGACTGCTGA
- the ZBP1 gene encoding Z-DNA-binding protein 1 isoform X3 has translation MAEGTAEPTETDLEQKILQVLRDAGSPVKAIKLAKECGVSKKTLNRVLYRMKTELKVDLEGLATWRLGKGETGGAIPTEQAQPSRAERPLQKAAATPENPASQLGERRLQEMIYNFLKGHGPHKALTIMKALGLETKKEVNHNLYDMERKHLLHHDTNLDVWAVYRPDSGRRNQPTTVIYQQNPVTMICQNGPNSQISIQNSEGIQIGHGNAMVKQMASGENGSTAPLHLPPTAPADPSAQGLPAGAWGPQDIHLEKSVLRRVQMGHGNEMNSPSAPAEGPARSPFGSHPGGGGTRAGRPGWWWWGRESRHPGRVSATSAGPETVFETQMPEPGPHPRGDVVQRVHISSCFLEDTTIGNNNRMTASPGAAGPGGVTGPGDSRWGPGEPGEDTDPAPSGGERPGDAGRAAPVSFSTLICQLEAAALESRGPETETKTKTKTEEDDC, from the exons ATGGCCGAGGGCACAGCTGAGCCAACCGAAACAG acCTTGAGCAGAAGATCCTGCAGGTGCTGAGGGACGCCGGCTCCCCTGTGAAAGCGATCAAGCTGGCCAAGGAATGTGGAGTGTCCAAGAAGACACTCAACCGAGTCCTCTACCGGATGAAGACAGAGCTCAAAGTCGACCTCGAAGGCCTGGCGACGTGGCGCCTGGGCAAGGGCGAGACTGGAGGAGCGATCCCCACAGAGCAGGCCCAGCCCAGCCGGG CAGAAAGACCCCTGCAGAAAGCGGCTGCAACTCCAGAGAACCCTGCCTCTCAGCTCGGTGAACGGCGTCTGC AGGAAATGATCTACAACTTTCTGAAAGGCCATGGGCCCCATAAGGCCTTGACCATCATGAAAGCCCTGGGATTAGAGACAAAAAAAGAAGTCAACCACAACTTGTATGACATGGAGCGCAAACACCTCCTGCACCATGACACGAATTTAGATGTGTGGGCAGTTTATCGACCAG ATTCTGGAAGAAGAAATCAGCCCACCACAGTTATTTACCAGCAAAATCCCGTCACCATGATCTGTCAGAATGGACCAAACAGCCAAATTTCCATCCAGAATTCtgaaggcatccagattggacaTGGGAATGCCATGGTGAAACAAATGGCCTCTGGGGAGAACG GTTCCACGgctcccctccacctcccaccaaCAGCACCAGCTGATCCCTCAGCTCAGGGTCTCCCGGCTGGAGCCTGGGGCCCCCAGGACATCCACCTGGAGAAGTCTGTGCTCAGACGGGTGCAAATGGGACACGGCAACGAGATGAACTCTCCCAGCGCCCCGGCTGAGGGACCTGCCCGCAGCCCCTTCGGCAGCCACCCAG GAGGAGGCGGGACCCGAGCTGGCAGACCaggctggtggtggtggggcAGAGAGAGCCGGCATCCAGGCAGAG TCTCTGCCACCTCTGCCGGCCCAGAAACTGTGTTCGAAACGCAAATGCCCGAACCAGGCCCCCATCCCAGGGGGGACGTGGTCCAGAGAGTCCATATCAGTTCGTGCTTCCTTGAGGACACCACCATCGGCAACAACAACAGGATGACTGCCAGCCCAGGTGCGGCAGGTCCAGGAGGAGTCACAGGACCTGGGGACAGCAGGTGGGGCCCTGGGGAGCCTGGAGAGGACACAG ATCCTGCGCCCTCTGGAGGTGAGCGCCCTGGTGACGCAGGTCGTGCCGCCCCTGTCAGCTTTTCCACGCTCATCTGCCAGCTAGAAGCTGCGGCTCTTGAAAGCAGGGGTCCCGAAAccgaaaccaaaaccaaaaccaaaactgAAGAAGACGACTGCTGA
- the ZBP1 gene encoding Z-DNA-binding protein 1 isoform X10: protein MAEGTAEPTETDLEQKILQVLRDAGSPVKAIKLAKECGVSKKTLNRVLYRMKTELKVDLEGLATWRLGKGETGGAIPTEQAQPSRAERPLQKAAATPENPASQLGERRLQDSGRRNQPTTVIYQQNPVTMICQNGPNSQISIQNSEGIQIGHGNAMVKQMASGENGSTAPLHLPPTAPADPSAQGLPAGAWGPQDIHLEKSVLRRVQMGHGNEMNSPSAPAEGPARSPFGSHPVSATSAGPETVFETQMPEPGPHPRGDVVQRVHISSCFLEDTTIGNNNRMTASPGAAGPGGVTGPGDSRWGPGEPGEDTDPAPSGGERPGDAGRAAPVSFSTLICQLEAAALESRGPETETKTKTKTEEDDC, encoded by the exons ATGGCCGAGGGCACAGCTGAGCCAACCGAAACAG acCTTGAGCAGAAGATCCTGCAGGTGCTGAGGGACGCCGGCTCCCCTGTGAAAGCGATCAAGCTGGCCAAGGAATGTGGAGTGTCCAAGAAGACACTCAACCGAGTCCTCTACCGGATGAAGACAGAGCTCAAAGTCGACCTCGAAGGCCTGGCGACGTGGCGCCTGGGCAAGGGCGAGACTGGAGGAGCGATCCCCACAGAGCAGGCCCAGCCCAGCCGGG CAGAAAGACCCCTGCAGAAAGCGGCTGCAACTCCAGAGAACCCTGCCTCTCAGCTCGGTGAACGGCGTCTGC AAGATTCTGGAAGAAGAAATCAGCCCACCACAGTTATTTACCAGCAAAATCCCGTCACCATGATCTGTCAGAATGGACCAAACAGCCAAATTTCCATCCAGAATTCtgaaggcatccagattggacaTGGGAATGCCATGGTGAAACAAATGGCCTCTGGGGAGAACG GTTCCACGgctcccctccacctcccaccaaCAGCACCAGCTGATCCCTCAGCTCAGGGTCTCCCGGCTGGAGCCTGGGGCCCCCAGGACATCCACCTGGAGAAGTCTGTGCTCAGACGGGTGCAAATGGGACACGGCAACGAGATGAACTCTCCCAGCGCCCCGGCTGAGGGACCTGCCCGCAGCCCCTTCGGCAGCCACCCAG TCTCTGCCACCTCTGCCGGCCCAGAAACTGTGTTCGAAACGCAAATGCCCGAACCAGGCCCCCATCCCAGGGGGGACGTGGTCCAGAGAGTCCATATCAGTTCGTGCTTCCTTGAGGACACCACCATCGGCAACAACAACAGGATGACTGCCAGCCCAGGTGCGGCAGGTCCAGGAGGAGTCACAGGACCTGGGGACAGCAGGTGGGGCCCTGGGGAGCCTGGAGAGGACACAG ATCCTGCGCCCTCTGGAGGTGAGCGCCCTGGTGACGCAGGTCGTGCCGCCCCTGTCAGCTTTTCCACGCTCATCTGCCAGCTAGAAGCTGCGGCTCTTGAAAGCAGGGGTCCCGAAAccgaaaccaaaaccaaaaccaaaactgAAGAAGACGACTGCTGA
- the ZBP1 gene encoding Z-DNA-binding protein 1 isoform X11 → MAEGTAEPTETDLEQKILQVLRDAGSPVKAIKLAKECGVSKKTLNRVLYRMKTELKVDLEGLATWRLGKGETGGAIPTEQAQPSRERPLQKAAATPENPASQLGERRLQDSGRRNQPTTVIYQQNPVTMICQNGPNSQISIQNSEGIQIGHGNAMVKQMASGENGSTAPLHLPPTAPADPSAQGLPAGAWGPQDIHLEKSVLRRVQMGHGNEMNSPSAPAEGPARSPFGSHPVSATSAGPETVFETQMPEPGPHPRGDVVQRVHISSCFLEDTTIGNNNRMTASPGAAGPGGVTGPGDSRWGPGEPGEDTDPAPSGGERPGDAGRAAPVSFSTLICQLEAAALESRGPETETKTKTKTEEDDC, encoded by the exons ATGGCCGAGGGCACAGCTGAGCCAACCGAAACAG acCTTGAGCAGAAGATCCTGCAGGTGCTGAGGGACGCCGGCTCCCCTGTGAAAGCGATCAAGCTGGCCAAGGAATGTGGAGTGTCCAAGAAGACACTCAACCGAGTCCTCTACCGGATGAAGACAGAGCTCAAAGTCGACCTCGAAGGCCTGGCGACGTGGCGCCTGGGCAAGGGCGAGACTGGAGGAGCGATCCCCACAGAGCAGGCCCAGCCCAGCCGGG AAAGACCCCTGCAGAAAGCGGCTGCAACTCCAGAGAACCCTGCCTCTCAGCTCGGTGAACGGCGTCTGC AAGATTCTGGAAGAAGAAATCAGCCCACCACAGTTATTTACCAGCAAAATCCCGTCACCATGATCTGTCAGAATGGACCAAACAGCCAAATTTCCATCCAGAATTCtgaaggcatccagattggacaTGGGAATGCCATGGTGAAACAAATGGCCTCTGGGGAGAACG GTTCCACGgctcccctccacctcccaccaaCAGCACCAGCTGATCCCTCAGCTCAGGGTCTCCCGGCTGGAGCCTGGGGCCCCCAGGACATCCACCTGGAGAAGTCTGTGCTCAGACGGGTGCAAATGGGACACGGCAACGAGATGAACTCTCCCAGCGCCCCGGCTGAGGGACCTGCCCGCAGCCCCTTCGGCAGCCACCCAG TCTCTGCCACCTCTGCCGGCCCAGAAACTGTGTTCGAAACGCAAATGCCCGAACCAGGCCCCCATCCCAGGGGGGACGTGGTCCAGAGAGTCCATATCAGTTCGTGCTTCCTTGAGGACACCACCATCGGCAACAACAACAGGATGACTGCCAGCCCAGGTGCGGCAGGTCCAGGAGGAGTCACAGGACCTGGGGACAGCAGGTGGGGCCCTGGGGAGCCTGGAGAGGACACAG ATCCTGCGCCCTCTGGAGGTGAGCGCCCTGGTGACGCAGGTCGTGCCGCCCCTGTCAGCTTTTCCACGCTCATCTGCCAGCTAGAAGCTGCGGCTCTTGAAAGCAGGGGTCCCGAAAccgaaaccaaaaccaaaaccaaaactgAAGAAGACGACTGCTGA
- the ZBP1 gene encoding Z-DNA-binding protein 1 isoform X1 codes for MAEGTAEPTETDLEQKILQVLRDAGSPVKAIKLAKECGVSKKTLNRVLYRMKTELKVDLEGLATWRLGKGETGGAIPTEQAQPSRAERPLQKAAATPENPASQLGERRLQEMIYNFLKGHGPHKALTIMKALGLETKKEVNHNLYDMERKHLLHHDTNLDVWAVYRPEDSGRRNQPTTVIYQQNPVTMICQNGPNSQISIQNSEGIQIGHGNAMVKQMASGENGSTAPLHLPPTAPADPSAQGLPAGAWGPQDIHLEKSVLRRVQMGHGNEMNSPSAPAEGPARSPFGSHPGGGGTRAGRPGWWWWGRESRHPGRVSATSAGPETVFETQMPEPGPHPRGDVVQRVHISSCFLEDTTIGNNNRMTASPGAAGPGGVTGPGDSRWGPGEPGEDTDPAPSGGERPGDAGRAAPVSFSTLICQLEAAALESRGPETETKTKTKTEEDDC; via the exons ATGGCCGAGGGCACAGCTGAGCCAACCGAAACAG acCTTGAGCAGAAGATCCTGCAGGTGCTGAGGGACGCCGGCTCCCCTGTGAAAGCGATCAAGCTGGCCAAGGAATGTGGAGTGTCCAAGAAGACACTCAACCGAGTCCTCTACCGGATGAAGACAGAGCTCAAAGTCGACCTCGAAGGCCTGGCGACGTGGCGCCTGGGCAAGGGCGAGACTGGAGGAGCGATCCCCACAGAGCAGGCCCAGCCCAGCCGGG CAGAAAGACCCCTGCAGAAAGCGGCTGCAACTCCAGAGAACCCTGCCTCTCAGCTCGGTGAACGGCGTCTGC AGGAAATGATCTACAACTTTCTGAAAGGCCATGGGCCCCATAAGGCCTTGACCATCATGAAAGCCCTGGGATTAGAGACAAAAAAAGAAGTCAACCACAACTTGTATGACATGGAGCGCAAACACCTCCTGCACCATGACACGAATTTAGATGTGTGGGCAGTTTATCGACCAG AAGATTCTGGAAGAAGAAATCAGCCCACCACAGTTATTTACCAGCAAAATCCCGTCACCATGATCTGTCAGAATGGACCAAACAGCCAAATTTCCATCCAGAATTCtgaaggcatccagattggacaTGGGAATGCCATGGTGAAACAAATGGCCTCTGGGGAGAACG GTTCCACGgctcccctccacctcccaccaaCAGCACCAGCTGATCCCTCAGCTCAGGGTCTCCCGGCTGGAGCCTGGGGCCCCCAGGACATCCACCTGGAGAAGTCTGTGCTCAGACGGGTGCAAATGGGACACGGCAACGAGATGAACTCTCCCAGCGCCCCGGCTGAGGGACCTGCCCGCAGCCCCTTCGGCAGCCACCCAG GAGGAGGCGGGACCCGAGCTGGCAGACCaggctggtggtggtggggcAGAGAGAGCCGGCATCCAGGCAGAG TCTCTGCCACCTCTGCCGGCCCAGAAACTGTGTTCGAAACGCAAATGCCCGAACCAGGCCCCCATCCCAGGGGGGACGTGGTCCAGAGAGTCCATATCAGTTCGTGCTTCCTTGAGGACACCACCATCGGCAACAACAACAGGATGACTGCCAGCCCAGGTGCGGCAGGTCCAGGAGGAGTCACAGGACCTGGGGACAGCAGGTGGGGCCCTGGGGAGCCTGGAGAGGACACAG ATCCTGCGCCCTCTGGAGGTGAGCGCCCTGGTGACGCAGGTCGTGCCGCCCCTGTCAGCTTTTCCACGCTCATCTGCCAGCTAGAAGCTGCGGCTCTTGAAAGCAGGGGTCCCGAAAccgaaaccaaaaccaaaaccaaaactgAAGAAGACGACTGCTGA
- the ZBP1 gene encoding Z-DNA-binding protein 1 isoform X6, giving the protein MAEGTAEPTETDLEQKILQVLRDAGSPVKAIKLAKECGVSKKTLNRVLYRMKTELKVDLEGLATWRLGKGETGGAIPTEQAQPSRAERPLQKAAATPENPASQLGERRLQEMIYNFLKGHGPHKALTIMKALGLETKKEVNHNLYDMERKHLLHHDTNLDVWAVYRPDSGRRNQPTTVIYQQNPVTMICQNGPNSQISIQNSEGIQIGHGNAMVKQMASGENGSTAPLHLPPTAPADPSAQGLPAGAWGPQDIHLEKSVLRRVQMGHGNEMNSPSAPAEGPARSPFGSHPVSATSAGPETVFETQMPEPGPHPRGDVVQRVHISSCFLEDTTIGNNNRMTASPGAAGPGGVTGPGDSRWGPGEPGEDTDPAPSGGERPGDAGRAAPVSFSTLICQLEAAALESRGPETETKTKTKTEEDDC; this is encoded by the exons ATGGCCGAGGGCACAGCTGAGCCAACCGAAACAG acCTTGAGCAGAAGATCCTGCAGGTGCTGAGGGACGCCGGCTCCCCTGTGAAAGCGATCAAGCTGGCCAAGGAATGTGGAGTGTCCAAGAAGACACTCAACCGAGTCCTCTACCGGATGAAGACAGAGCTCAAAGTCGACCTCGAAGGCCTGGCGACGTGGCGCCTGGGCAAGGGCGAGACTGGAGGAGCGATCCCCACAGAGCAGGCCCAGCCCAGCCGGG CAGAAAGACCCCTGCAGAAAGCGGCTGCAACTCCAGAGAACCCTGCCTCTCAGCTCGGTGAACGGCGTCTGC AGGAAATGATCTACAACTTTCTGAAAGGCCATGGGCCCCATAAGGCCTTGACCATCATGAAAGCCCTGGGATTAGAGACAAAAAAAGAAGTCAACCACAACTTGTATGACATGGAGCGCAAACACCTCCTGCACCATGACACGAATTTAGATGTGTGGGCAGTTTATCGACCAG ATTCTGGAAGAAGAAATCAGCCCACCACAGTTATTTACCAGCAAAATCCCGTCACCATGATCTGTCAGAATGGACCAAACAGCCAAATTTCCATCCAGAATTCtgaaggcatccagattggacaTGGGAATGCCATGGTGAAACAAATGGCCTCTGGGGAGAACG GTTCCACGgctcccctccacctcccaccaaCAGCACCAGCTGATCCCTCAGCTCAGGGTCTCCCGGCTGGAGCCTGGGGCCCCCAGGACATCCACCTGGAGAAGTCTGTGCTCAGACGGGTGCAAATGGGACACGGCAACGAGATGAACTCTCCCAGCGCCCCGGCTGAGGGACCTGCCCGCAGCCCCTTCGGCAGCCACCCAG TCTCTGCCACCTCTGCCGGCCCAGAAACTGTGTTCGAAACGCAAATGCCCGAACCAGGCCCCCATCCCAGGGGGGACGTGGTCCAGAGAGTCCATATCAGTTCGTGCTTCCTTGAGGACACCACCATCGGCAACAACAACAGGATGACTGCCAGCCCAGGTGCGGCAGGTCCAGGAGGAGTCACAGGACCTGGGGACAGCAGGTGGGGCCCTGGGGAGCCTGGAGAGGACACAG ATCCTGCGCCCTCTGGAGGTGAGCGCCCTGGTGACGCAGGTCGTGCCGCCCCTGTCAGCTTTTCCACGCTCATCTGCCAGCTAGAAGCTGCGGCTCTTGAAAGCAGGGGTCCCGAAAccgaaaccaaaaccaaaaccaaaactgAAGAAGACGACTGCTGA